Proteins encoded within one genomic window of Solea senegalensis isolate Sse05_10M linkage group LG11, IFAPA_SoseM_1, whole genome shotgun sequence:
- the ampd1 gene encoding AMP deaminase 1 isoform X1, translating into MPKVLVPEGGPQKTDDKMRAFAESVFASETKDENVRDEISMFDVAEDCPIIHHEMAHHLHTKDNAEKRKKHHRCLAMAVPKAGVAHAAATPVVSVEVDTPTYLEVPDFQRVAIIGDYASGVTMDDFELSCKGIYRALAIREKYMRLAYQRFPCTTSQYLREIEGESFKPEDQVQPLFTSPPKDGEDPFDTKDLPKNLGYVARMKDGVMYVYNDAAAADKHQPKDLPCPDYLTFIDDMNFLIALIAQGPTKTYTHRRLKFLMSKFNVHEMLNDMEELKELKINPHRDFYNCRKVDTHIHAAACMNQKHLLRFIKRSYRVDAERVVHSLKGREVTMKELFESLNLHPYDLTVDSLDVHAGRQTFQRFDKFNAKYNPVGASELRDLYLKTENHISGEYFATIIKEVASDLEDAKYQYAEPRLSIYGSNPIEWTKLSSWFVKHRVFSPNLKWMIQVPRIYDIFRGRDFVPHFGKMLENIFLPVFQATIDPQSNPELSIFLKHVTGFDSVDDESKHSGHMFSSKSPKPEEWDIAKNPSYTYYIYYMYANIAVLNQLRMQRGMNTFMFRPHCGEAGAITHLLAAFMTADNISHGLNLKKSPVLQYLYFLTQIPIAMSPLSNNSLFLEYAKNPLLEFQKKGLVVSLSTDDPMQFHYTKEPLMEEYAIAAQVFKLSTCDMCEIARNSVLQSSLSHEEKLHFLGQAYLKEGPEGNDIRKTNVAQIRMAYRYETLCYELNLIKEGLKTE; encoded by the exons cAAGAAGCACCACCGTTGCTTAGCCATGGCTGTGCCCAAAGCTGGTGTTGCTCATGCAGCTGCAACCCCTGTAGTGTCAGTGGAAGTGGACACTCCCACCTACCTGGAAGTGCCCGACTTCCAGAGAGTGGCCATCATAGGAGACTATGCCTCCGGG GTGACCATGGATGACTTTGAGTTGTCCTGTAAGGGTATTTACCGTGCCTTAGCCATCAGGGAGAAGTACATGAGACTGGCCTATCAGCGCTTCCCATGCACGACCTCCCAGTACCTGCGTGAGATCGAGGGAGAGAGCTTCAAACCTGAGGATCAGGTGCAGCCAC TCTTCACGTCTCCTCCAAAGGATGGGGAAGACCCCTTTGATACCAAGGACCTGCCGAAGAATCTGGGCTATGTTGCTCGTATGAAGGACGGTGTTATGTACGTGTACAACGACGCGGCAGCTGCTGACAAACATCAGCCCAAAGACCTGCCCTGTCCTGACTACCTCACCTTCATCGATGACATGAACTTCCTCATTGCGCTCATTGCACAGGGCCCAAC TAAGACTTACACTCACCGCCGTCTCAAGTTCCTCATGTCGAAGTTCAACGTACATGAGATGCTGAATGACatggaggagctgaaggagcTGAAGATAAACCCCCACAGGGATTTCTACAACTGCAGGAAG GTTGACACCCACATCCACGCCGCTGCCTGCATGAATCAGAAGCACCTGCTGCGCTTCATTAAGAGGTCTTACCGCGTGGACGCCGAGCGCGTCGTGCACAGCCTTAAAGGTCGAGAGGTCACCATGAAGGAGCTGTTCGAGTCTCTCAACCTGCATCCCTATGACCTCACTGTGGACTCACTGGATGTGCACGCT GGGAGACAAACTTTCCAGCGCTTTGATAAATTCAACGCCAAGTACAACCCGGTGGGAGCGAGCGAACTGCGTGACCTCTACCTGAAGACAGAGAACCACATCAGTGGAGAATACTTCGCCACCATTATCAAA GAAGTAGCCAGTGACCTTGAGGATGCCAAGTACCAGTACGCCGAGCCTCGTCTGTCCATCTATGGCAGTAACCCCATTGAGTGGACCAAGCTCTCAAGCTGGTTTGTCAAGCACAGAGTCTTCTCACCGAACCTCAAATGGATGATTCAAGTGCCCAGGATCTA TGACATTTTCAGAGGCAGGGACTTTGTGCCCCACTTCGGCAAGATGTTGGAGAACATTTTCCTTCCCGTGTTCCAGGCCACCATCGACCCACAGTCCAACCCTGAGCTCAGCATCTTCCTCAAACAT GTGACAGGTTTTGACAGTGTGGACGATGAGTCCAAACACAGTGGTCACATGTTCTCCAGCAAGAGCCCCAAACCAGAGGAGTGGGACATCGCCAAGAACCCCTCCTATACCTACTACATTTACTACATGTATGCAAACATCGCTGTGCTCAACCAGCTCCGCAT GCAGAGGGGAATGAACACGTTCATGTTCAGGCCTCACTGCGGTGAGGCTGGTGCCATCACCCATCTGCTGGCTGCCTTCATGACTGCTGACAACATCTCCCACGGCCTCAACCTCAAGAAG AGCCCCGTACTGCAGTACCTGTACTTCCTGACCCAGATCCCGATCGCTATGTCCCCCCTCAGCAACAACAGCCTGTTCCTAGAGTACGCCAAGAATCCTCTGCTGGAGTTCCAAAAGAAAGGCCTGGTCGTGTCTTTGTCCACCGACGACCCCATGCAGTTCCACTACACAAAG GAGCCCCTTATGGAGGAGTACGCCATTGCAGCCCAGGTCTTTAAGCTCAGTACCTGTGACATGTGTGAGATTGCCAGGAACAGCGTGCTGCAGAGCAGCCTGTCTCATGAG GAGAAGCTCCACTTTCTGGGACAGGCCTACCTGAAGGAAGGCCCAGAGGGCAACGACATCCGTAAGACTAATGTGGCCCAGATCCGTATGGCGTACCGCTATGAGACCCTGTGCTATGAGCTCAACCTCATCAAGGAAGGCCTGAAGACGGAATAA
- the ampd1 gene encoding AMP deaminase 1 isoform X4 — MPKVLVPETDDKMRAFAESVFASETKDENVRDEISMFDVAEDCPIIHHEMAHHLHTKDNAEKRKKHHRCLAMAVPKAGVAHAAATPVVSVEVDTPTYLEVPDFQRVAIIGDYASGVTMDDFELSCKGIYRALAIREKYMRLAYQRFPCTTSQYLREIEGESFKPEDQVQPLFTSPPKDGEDPFDTKDLPKNLGYVARMKDGVMYVYNDAAAADKHQPKDLPCPDYLTFIDDMNFLIALIAQGPTKTYTHRRLKFLMSKFNVHEMLNDMEELKELKINPHRDFYNCRKVDTHIHAAACMNQKHLLRFIKRSYRVDAERVVHSLKGREVTMKELFESLNLHPYDLTVDSLDVHAGRQTFQRFDKFNAKYNPVGASELRDLYLKTENHISGEYFATIIKEVASDLEDAKYQYAEPRLSIYGSNPIEWTKLSSWFVKHRVFSPNLKWMIQVPRIYDIFRGRDFVPHFGKMLENIFLPVFQATIDPQSNPELSIFLKHVTGFDSVDDESKHSGHMFSSKSPKPEEWDIAKNPSYTYYIYYMYANIAVLNQLRMQRGMNTFMFRPHCGEAGAITHLLAAFMTADNISHGLNLKKSPVLQYLYFLTQIPIAMSPLSNNSLFLEYAKNPLLEFQKKGLVVSLSTDDPMQFHYTKEPLMEEYAIAAQVFKLSTCDMCEIARNSVLQSSLSHEEKLHFLGQAYLKEGPEGNDIRKTNVAQIRMAYRYETLCYELNLIKEGLKTE; from the exons cAAGAAGCACCACCGTTGCTTAGCCATGGCTGTGCCCAAAGCTGGTGTTGCTCATGCAGCTGCAACCCCTGTAGTGTCAGTGGAAGTGGACACTCCCACCTACCTGGAAGTGCCCGACTTCCAGAGAGTGGCCATCATAGGAGACTATGCCTCCGGG GTGACCATGGATGACTTTGAGTTGTCCTGTAAGGGTATTTACCGTGCCTTAGCCATCAGGGAGAAGTACATGAGACTGGCCTATCAGCGCTTCCCATGCACGACCTCCCAGTACCTGCGTGAGATCGAGGGAGAGAGCTTCAAACCTGAGGATCAGGTGCAGCCAC TCTTCACGTCTCCTCCAAAGGATGGGGAAGACCCCTTTGATACCAAGGACCTGCCGAAGAATCTGGGCTATGTTGCTCGTATGAAGGACGGTGTTATGTACGTGTACAACGACGCGGCAGCTGCTGACAAACATCAGCCCAAAGACCTGCCCTGTCCTGACTACCTCACCTTCATCGATGACATGAACTTCCTCATTGCGCTCATTGCACAGGGCCCAAC TAAGACTTACACTCACCGCCGTCTCAAGTTCCTCATGTCGAAGTTCAACGTACATGAGATGCTGAATGACatggaggagctgaaggagcTGAAGATAAACCCCCACAGGGATTTCTACAACTGCAGGAAG GTTGACACCCACATCCACGCCGCTGCCTGCATGAATCAGAAGCACCTGCTGCGCTTCATTAAGAGGTCTTACCGCGTGGACGCCGAGCGCGTCGTGCACAGCCTTAAAGGTCGAGAGGTCACCATGAAGGAGCTGTTCGAGTCTCTCAACCTGCATCCCTATGACCTCACTGTGGACTCACTGGATGTGCACGCT GGGAGACAAACTTTCCAGCGCTTTGATAAATTCAACGCCAAGTACAACCCGGTGGGAGCGAGCGAACTGCGTGACCTCTACCTGAAGACAGAGAACCACATCAGTGGAGAATACTTCGCCACCATTATCAAA GAAGTAGCCAGTGACCTTGAGGATGCCAAGTACCAGTACGCCGAGCCTCGTCTGTCCATCTATGGCAGTAACCCCATTGAGTGGACCAAGCTCTCAAGCTGGTTTGTCAAGCACAGAGTCTTCTCACCGAACCTCAAATGGATGATTCAAGTGCCCAGGATCTA TGACATTTTCAGAGGCAGGGACTTTGTGCCCCACTTCGGCAAGATGTTGGAGAACATTTTCCTTCCCGTGTTCCAGGCCACCATCGACCCACAGTCCAACCCTGAGCTCAGCATCTTCCTCAAACAT GTGACAGGTTTTGACAGTGTGGACGATGAGTCCAAACACAGTGGTCACATGTTCTCCAGCAAGAGCCCCAAACCAGAGGAGTGGGACATCGCCAAGAACCCCTCCTATACCTACTACATTTACTACATGTATGCAAACATCGCTGTGCTCAACCAGCTCCGCAT GCAGAGGGGAATGAACACGTTCATGTTCAGGCCTCACTGCGGTGAGGCTGGTGCCATCACCCATCTGCTGGCTGCCTTCATGACTGCTGACAACATCTCCCACGGCCTCAACCTCAAGAAG AGCCCCGTACTGCAGTACCTGTACTTCCTGACCCAGATCCCGATCGCTATGTCCCCCCTCAGCAACAACAGCCTGTTCCTAGAGTACGCCAAGAATCCTCTGCTGGAGTTCCAAAAGAAAGGCCTGGTCGTGTCTTTGTCCACCGACGACCCCATGCAGTTCCACTACACAAAG GAGCCCCTTATGGAGGAGTACGCCATTGCAGCCCAGGTCTTTAAGCTCAGTACCTGTGACATGTGTGAGATTGCCAGGAACAGCGTGCTGCAGAGCAGCCTGTCTCATGAG GAGAAGCTCCACTTTCTGGGACAGGCCTACCTGAAGGAAGGCCCAGAGGGCAACGACATCCGTAAGACTAATGTGGCCCAGATCCGTATGGCGTACCGCTATGAGACCCTGTGCTATGAGCTCAACCTCATCAAGGAAGGCCTGAAGACGGAATAA
- the ampd1 gene encoding AMP deaminase 1 isoform X2 codes for MPKVLVPGPQKTDDKMRAFAESVFASETKDENVRDEISMFDVAEDCPIIHHEMAHHLHTKDNAEKRKKHHRCLAMAVPKAGVAHAAATPVVSVEVDTPTYLEVPDFQRVAIIGDYASGVTMDDFELSCKGIYRALAIREKYMRLAYQRFPCTTSQYLREIEGESFKPEDQVQPLFTSPPKDGEDPFDTKDLPKNLGYVARMKDGVMYVYNDAAAADKHQPKDLPCPDYLTFIDDMNFLIALIAQGPTKTYTHRRLKFLMSKFNVHEMLNDMEELKELKINPHRDFYNCRKVDTHIHAAACMNQKHLLRFIKRSYRVDAERVVHSLKGREVTMKELFESLNLHPYDLTVDSLDVHAGRQTFQRFDKFNAKYNPVGASELRDLYLKTENHISGEYFATIIKEVASDLEDAKYQYAEPRLSIYGSNPIEWTKLSSWFVKHRVFSPNLKWMIQVPRIYDIFRGRDFVPHFGKMLENIFLPVFQATIDPQSNPELSIFLKHVTGFDSVDDESKHSGHMFSSKSPKPEEWDIAKNPSYTYYIYYMYANIAVLNQLRMQRGMNTFMFRPHCGEAGAITHLLAAFMTADNISHGLNLKKSPVLQYLYFLTQIPIAMSPLSNNSLFLEYAKNPLLEFQKKGLVVSLSTDDPMQFHYTKEPLMEEYAIAAQVFKLSTCDMCEIARNSVLQSSLSHEEKLHFLGQAYLKEGPEGNDIRKTNVAQIRMAYRYETLCYELNLIKEGLKTE; via the exons cAAGAAGCACCACCGTTGCTTAGCCATGGCTGTGCCCAAAGCTGGTGTTGCTCATGCAGCTGCAACCCCTGTAGTGTCAGTGGAAGTGGACACTCCCACCTACCTGGAAGTGCCCGACTTCCAGAGAGTGGCCATCATAGGAGACTATGCCTCCGGG GTGACCATGGATGACTTTGAGTTGTCCTGTAAGGGTATTTACCGTGCCTTAGCCATCAGGGAGAAGTACATGAGACTGGCCTATCAGCGCTTCCCATGCACGACCTCCCAGTACCTGCGTGAGATCGAGGGAGAGAGCTTCAAACCTGAGGATCAGGTGCAGCCAC TCTTCACGTCTCCTCCAAAGGATGGGGAAGACCCCTTTGATACCAAGGACCTGCCGAAGAATCTGGGCTATGTTGCTCGTATGAAGGACGGTGTTATGTACGTGTACAACGACGCGGCAGCTGCTGACAAACATCAGCCCAAAGACCTGCCCTGTCCTGACTACCTCACCTTCATCGATGACATGAACTTCCTCATTGCGCTCATTGCACAGGGCCCAAC TAAGACTTACACTCACCGCCGTCTCAAGTTCCTCATGTCGAAGTTCAACGTACATGAGATGCTGAATGACatggaggagctgaaggagcTGAAGATAAACCCCCACAGGGATTTCTACAACTGCAGGAAG GTTGACACCCACATCCACGCCGCTGCCTGCATGAATCAGAAGCACCTGCTGCGCTTCATTAAGAGGTCTTACCGCGTGGACGCCGAGCGCGTCGTGCACAGCCTTAAAGGTCGAGAGGTCACCATGAAGGAGCTGTTCGAGTCTCTCAACCTGCATCCCTATGACCTCACTGTGGACTCACTGGATGTGCACGCT GGGAGACAAACTTTCCAGCGCTTTGATAAATTCAACGCCAAGTACAACCCGGTGGGAGCGAGCGAACTGCGTGACCTCTACCTGAAGACAGAGAACCACATCAGTGGAGAATACTTCGCCACCATTATCAAA GAAGTAGCCAGTGACCTTGAGGATGCCAAGTACCAGTACGCCGAGCCTCGTCTGTCCATCTATGGCAGTAACCCCATTGAGTGGACCAAGCTCTCAAGCTGGTTTGTCAAGCACAGAGTCTTCTCACCGAACCTCAAATGGATGATTCAAGTGCCCAGGATCTA TGACATTTTCAGAGGCAGGGACTTTGTGCCCCACTTCGGCAAGATGTTGGAGAACATTTTCCTTCCCGTGTTCCAGGCCACCATCGACCCACAGTCCAACCCTGAGCTCAGCATCTTCCTCAAACAT GTGACAGGTTTTGACAGTGTGGACGATGAGTCCAAACACAGTGGTCACATGTTCTCCAGCAAGAGCCCCAAACCAGAGGAGTGGGACATCGCCAAGAACCCCTCCTATACCTACTACATTTACTACATGTATGCAAACATCGCTGTGCTCAACCAGCTCCGCAT GCAGAGGGGAATGAACACGTTCATGTTCAGGCCTCACTGCGGTGAGGCTGGTGCCATCACCCATCTGCTGGCTGCCTTCATGACTGCTGACAACATCTCCCACGGCCTCAACCTCAAGAAG AGCCCCGTACTGCAGTACCTGTACTTCCTGACCCAGATCCCGATCGCTATGTCCCCCCTCAGCAACAACAGCCTGTTCCTAGAGTACGCCAAGAATCCTCTGCTGGAGTTCCAAAAGAAAGGCCTGGTCGTGTCTTTGTCCACCGACGACCCCATGCAGTTCCACTACACAAAG GAGCCCCTTATGGAGGAGTACGCCATTGCAGCCCAGGTCTTTAAGCTCAGTACCTGTGACATGTGTGAGATTGCCAGGAACAGCGTGCTGCAGAGCAGCCTGTCTCATGAG GAGAAGCTCCACTTTCTGGGACAGGCCTACCTGAAGGAAGGCCCAGAGGGCAACGACATCCGTAAGACTAATGTGGCCCAGATCCGTATGGCGTACCGCTATGAGACCCTGTGCTATGAGCTCAACCTCATCAAGGAAGGCCTGAAGACGGAATAA
- the ampd1 gene encoding AMP deaminase 1 isoform X3 yields MPKVLVPEGETDDKMRAFAESVFASETKDENVRDEISMFDVAEDCPIIHHEMAHHLHTKDNAEKRKKHHRCLAMAVPKAGVAHAAATPVVSVEVDTPTYLEVPDFQRVAIIGDYASGVTMDDFELSCKGIYRALAIREKYMRLAYQRFPCTTSQYLREIEGESFKPEDQVQPLFTSPPKDGEDPFDTKDLPKNLGYVARMKDGVMYVYNDAAAADKHQPKDLPCPDYLTFIDDMNFLIALIAQGPTKTYTHRRLKFLMSKFNVHEMLNDMEELKELKINPHRDFYNCRKVDTHIHAAACMNQKHLLRFIKRSYRVDAERVVHSLKGREVTMKELFESLNLHPYDLTVDSLDVHAGRQTFQRFDKFNAKYNPVGASELRDLYLKTENHISGEYFATIIKEVASDLEDAKYQYAEPRLSIYGSNPIEWTKLSSWFVKHRVFSPNLKWMIQVPRIYDIFRGRDFVPHFGKMLENIFLPVFQATIDPQSNPELSIFLKHVTGFDSVDDESKHSGHMFSSKSPKPEEWDIAKNPSYTYYIYYMYANIAVLNQLRMQRGMNTFMFRPHCGEAGAITHLLAAFMTADNISHGLNLKKSPVLQYLYFLTQIPIAMSPLSNNSLFLEYAKNPLLEFQKKGLVVSLSTDDPMQFHYTKEPLMEEYAIAAQVFKLSTCDMCEIARNSVLQSSLSHEEKLHFLGQAYLKEGPEGNDIRKTNVAQIRMAYRYETLCYELNLIKEGLKTE; encoded by the exons cAAGAAGCACCACCGTTGCTTAGCCATGGCTGTGCCCAAAGCTGGTGTTGCTCATGCAGCTGCAACCCCTGTAGTGTCAGTGGAAGTGGACACTCCCACCTACCTGGAAGTGCCCGACTTCCAGAGAGTGGCCATCATAGGAGACTATGCCTCCGGG GTGACCATGGATGACTTTGAGTTGTCCTGTAAGGGTATTTACCGTGCCTTAGCCATCAGGGAGAAGTACATGAGACTGGCCTATCAGCGCTTCCCATGCACGACCTCCCAGTACCTGCGTGAGATCGAGGGAGAGAGCTTCAAACCTGAGGATCAGGTGCAGCCAC TCTTCACGTCTCCTCCAAAGGATGGGGAAGACCCCTTTGATACCAAGGACCTGCCGAAGAATCTGGGCTATGTTGCTCGTATGAAGGACGGTGTTATGTACGTGTACAACGACGCGGCAGCTGCTGACAAACATCAGCCCAAAGACCTGCCCTGTCCTGACTACCTCACCTTCATCGATGACATGAACTTCCTCATTGCGCTCATTGCACAGGGCCCAAC TAAGACTTACACTCACCGCCGTCTCAAGTTCCTCATGTCGAAGTTCAACGTACATGAGATGCTGAATGACatggaggagctgaaggagcTGAAGATAAACCCCCACAGGGATTTCTACAACTGCAGGAAG GTTGACACCCACATCCACGCCGCTGCCTGCATGAATCAGAAGCACCTGCTGCGCTTCATTAAGAGGTCTTACCGCGTGGACGCCGAGCGCGTCGTGCACAGCCTTAAAGGTCGAGAGGTCACCATGAAGGAGCTGTTCGAGTCTCTCAACCTGCATCCCTATGACCTCACTGTGGACTCACTGGATGTGCACGCT GGGAGACAAACTTTCCAGCGCTTTGATAAATTCAACGCCAAGTACAACCCGGTGGGAGCGAGCGAACTGCGTGACCTCTACCTGAAGACAGAGAACCACATCAGTGGAGAATACTTCGCCACCATTATCAAA GAAGTAGCCAGTGACCTTGAGGATGCCAAGTACCAGTACGCCGAGCCTCGTCTGTCCATCTATGGCAGTAACCCCATTGAGTGGACCAAGCTCTCAAGCTGGTTTGTCAAGCACAGAGTCTTCTCACCGAACCTCAAATGGATGATTCAAGTGCCCAGGATCTA TGACATTTTCAGAGGCAGGGACTTTGTGCCCCACTTCGGCAAGATGTTGGAGAACATTTTCCTTCCCGTGTTCCAGGCCACCATCGACCCACAGTCCAACCCTGAGCTCAGCATCTTCCTCAAACAT GTGACAGGTTTTGACAGTGTGGACGATGAGTCCAAACACAGTGGTCACATGTTCTCCAGCAAGAGCCCCAAACCAGAGGAGTGGGACATCGCCAAGAACCCCTCCTATACCTACTACATTTACTACATGTATGCAAACATCGCTGTGCTCAACCAGCTCCGCAT GCAGAGGGGAATGAACACGTTCATGTTCAGGCCTCACTGCGGTGAGGCTGGTGCCATCACCCATCTGCTGGCTGCCTTCATGACTGCTGACAACATCTCCCACGGCCTCAACCTCAAGAAG AGCCCCGTACTGCAGTACCTGTACTTCCTGACCCAGATCCCGATCGCTATGTCCCCCCTCAGCAACAACAGCCTGTTCCTAGAGTACGCCAAGAATCCTCTGCTGGAGTTCCAAAAGAAAGGCCTGGTCGTGTCTTTGTCCACCGACGACCCCATGCAGTTCCACTACACAAAG GAGCCCCTTATGGAGGAGTACGCCATTGCAGCCCAGGTCTTTAAGCTCAGTACCTGTGACATGTGTGAGATTGCCAGGAACAGCGTGCTGCAGAGCAGCCTGTCTCATGAG GAGAAGCTCCACTTTCTGGGACAGGCCTACCTGAAGGAAGGCCCAGAGGGCAACGACATCCGTAAGACTAATGTGGCCCAGATCCGTATGGCGTACCGCTATGAGACCCTGTGCTATGAGCTCAACCTCATCAAGGAAGGCCTGAAGACGGAATAA